From Corynebacterium sp. BD556, the proteins below share one genomic window:
- a CDS encoding ComF family protein: MPVFAFGPYADAHRGVVLSMKEQRNLALRAKIGAVLAAGIEYLQVRGDIPPGVVLVPAPTRAAAARSRGGDPVEAFCRASGYPVWPGLSLAPRTTDQSTLTAQERRANLAGNVLVKTRTPVPSGPLIVVDDVVTTGATLQVSVEKLLACGGDVVACLALCAA; the protein is encoded by the coding sequence GTGCCCGTGTTCGCATTTGGGCCCTATGCGGACGCACACCGCGGGGTGGTGTTGTCTATGAAGGAGCAGCGCAACCTTGCGCTGCGGGCAAAAATCGGGGCTGTGCTCGCGGCCGGAATAGAGTACCTGCAAGTCCGCGGCGACATCCCGCCCGGTGTCGTGCTGGTGCCTGCGCCGACGCGCGCCGCGGCGGCGCGTTCGCGCGGGGGAGATCCCGTGGAGGCGTTTTGTCGGGCTTCGGGGTATCCGGTGTGGCCGGGGCTTAGTTTAGCGCCGCGCACTACGGACCAGTCGACGTTGACCGCGCAGGAGCGCCGCGCCAACCTCGCCGGCAACGTGTTGGTTAAGACGCGCACACCGGTGCCTTCTGGGCCACTAATTGTGGTGGATGATGTGGTCACTACGGGGGCGACGCTTCAGGTGAGCGTCGAAAAGCTTTTGGCTTGCGGCGGCGATGTCGTGGCCTGCCTCGCATTGTGCGCGGCATAG
- a CDS encoding HAD family hydrolase produces MQALIIDYAGVLDLDPEDKKRWIALIEAVRSQDIGTAILSNAESSGETAEKIREWEFRGIVDAVVLSGEIGWEKPERAAFQGASNALDVPLSDCVMVDDDIMNVRAAVEHGMIGILHTAFDRTAVEIQTLFDIPGEF; encoded by the coding sequence ATGCAGGCACTGATTATCGACTACGCGGGAGTGCTGGATCTTGACCCGGAGGACAAGAAACGCTGGATCGCACTGATCGAAGCTGTTCGCAGCCAAGATATCGGCACCGCTATTCTCTCCAACGCGGAAAGCAGCGGCGAAACCGCTGAGAAAATCCGTGAGTGGGAGTTCCGTGGCATCGTCGACGCCGTAGTCCTCTCCGGCGAGATCGGGTGGGAAAAACCGGAGCGGGCCGCATTCCAAGGCGCTTCCAACGCCCTCGACGTCCCCCTCAGCGACTGCGTCATGGTTGATGACGACATTATGAACGTCCGCGCGGCCGTCGAACACGGCATGATCGGTATTTTGCACACAGCTTTTGACCGCACCGCGGTGGAAATCCAGACGCTGTTCGACATTCCGGGAGAGTTTTAG
- the aroA gene encoding 3-phosphoshikimate 1-carboxyvinyltransferase, producing MTALWPAPSVSSPITHTQRVPGSKSMTNRAFILAALADHPSTIVGALRSRDTDLMRRALESLGTTFQDIDSDSIRVVPGPLATAQVDCGLAGTVMRFVPPVAAFAAGEVLFDGDEQARARPMGTILDALSALGVEVTGDSLPFTVHGTGSAPGGHVAIDASGSSQFVSGLLLAAPRFDNGVSVRHTGASLPSLPHIEMTVDMLRHAGVDVEVSENTWKVAPQPIGARTWHIEPDLSNATPFLAAAAITGGVVTVPQWPTRTSQAGDAIRSILERMGCEVELAVDGSSHSLTVRGPQRGTLRGISLDMGDIGELTPTVAALATQATSPSELTGIAHLRGHETDRLKALTEEINNLGGDCEELADGLLIRPAALHGGTWHSYADHRMATAGAIIGLNVAGINVENIQTTAKTLPGFENMWAEMVGDEA from the coding sequence ATGACTGCTTTGTGGCCCGCGCCGTCCGTGTCTTCCCCGATCACTCACACCCAGCGGGTGCCGGGGTCTAAGTCAATGACCAACCGGGCGTTCATTCTCGCTGCGCTCGCGGACCACCCTTCGACAATTGTTGGGGCTTTGCGCTCCCGCGACACTGACTTGATGCGTCGGGCTTTGGAATCTTTGGGCACCACATTTCAAGACATTGACAGCGATTCGATCCGCGTCGTTCCGGGCCCGCTTGCAACCGCCCAGGTTGATTGTGGGCTGGCGGGCACCGTCATGCGCTTCGTTCCCCCGGTTGCTGCTTTTGCGGCGGGCGAGGTGCTTTTCGACGGCGACGAGCAGGCCCGCGCCCGCCCTATGGGCACCATCCTCGATGCGCTCAGCGCCCTCGGCGTGGAGGTAACTGGCGATTCTTTGCCCTTCACGGTTCACGGTACCGGTTCCGCGCCCGGCGGCCACGTTGCGATCGATGCTTCCGGTTCCTCCCAATTTGTTTCGGGCTTGTTGCTCGCGGCGCCCCGTTTCGACAACGGGGTGAGCGTGCGCCACACAGGGGCTTCACTTCCTTCGCTGCCGCACATCGAAATGACCGTCGATATGCTCCGCCACGCTGGTGTGGATGTTGAGGTTTCGGAAAACACCTGGAAGGTAGCGCCGCAGCCGATAGGTGCGCGCACTTGGCACATCGAGCCGGATTTGTCGAACGCCACACCGTTTCTTGCTGCGGCAGCAATCACAGGCGGTGTGGTCACGGTGCCGCAGTGGCCGACGCGGACCTCTCAGGCTGGCGATGCTATCCGCAGCATCCTGGAGCGTATGGGCTGCGAGGTGGAGCTAGCTGTCGACGGCTCGAGCCACAGTTTGACAGTGCGCGGCCCGCAGCGCGGCACGCTGCGCGGCATCAGTTTGGACATGGGCGATATCGGCGAGCTCACTCCCACTGTCGCTGCTCTCGCCACCCAGGCCACCAGCCCCAGCGAGTTGACCGGTATTGCGCACTTACGTGGCCATGAAACGGACCGCCTCAAGGCGCTGACGGAGGAGATCAACAACTTGGGCGGCGACTGCGAGGAGCTTGCCGACGGTCTGCTGATCCGCCCCGCTGCCCTCCACGGCGGCACCTGGCATTCCTACGCCGATCACCGCATGGCTACCGCGGGCGCCATCATCGGGTTAAACGTCGCCGGCATCAACGTGGAGAATATTCAAACGACTGCAAAGACACTTCCAGGATTCGAAAACATGTGGGCGGAGATGGTGGGGGATGAGGCTTAA
- the rsgA gene encoding ribosome small subunit-dependent GTPase A — protein sequence MRRSLADYDESDVHVRPGKGSRPRSKDRPLHANALSGMVVTKDRGRWGVVLDESDTVVQCMRARELKRVSIEVGDRVGVVGDTSGKKDTLARIVKREKRSSVLRRTADDTDPYERIIVANAELLLIVVAVADPPPRTGFVERALIAAFVGGLTPIVCLTKSDLADPAVFRAELEDLDVEVFEVGVEDSVDKLTDTITGRLSALIGHSGVGKSTLTNRIVPQAERETGEVSGVGKGRHTSTQSVALELPGGGWIIDTPGIRSFGLAHVAPEQIVRVFPDLKEAAEACPRDCSHLGPPADPECAWDLLDPNSVTHRRAQATRRLLEALHSNNDWELKQLDEKR from the coding sequence ATGCGCCGTAGCCTTGCCGACTATGACGAGTCCGACGTCCACGTTCGCCCTGGGAAAGGTTCGCGGCCCCGCTCCAAGGATCGGCCGCTTCACGCCAACGCGTTAAGTGGCATGGTAGTTACAAAAGACCGCGGGCGTTGGGGGGTTGTGCTCGACGAGTCGGACACAGTCGTACAGTGTATGCGCGCCCGCGAACTTAAGCGCGTTTCCATCGAAGTCGGCGACCGAGTCGGCGTGGTGGGCGATACCTCCGGGAAGAAAGACACCTTGGCGCGCATTGTCAAACGCGAAAAGCGTTCTTCGGTGCTGCGCCGAACCGCCGACGACACTGACCCCTACGAGCGCATCATCGTCGCCAATGCGGAGCTGCTCCTCATTGTGGTGGCTGTAGCTGATCCCCCACCACGCACGGGTTTTGTTGAGCGCGCCCTGATCGCCGCCTTCGTCGGAGGGCTCACCCCGATAGTTTGCCTGACCAAGTCTGACCTGGCCGACCCAGCCGTGTTTCGCGCGGAACTTGAAGATCTCGACGTCGAAGTTTTCGAGGTCGGTGTCGAAGATTCGGTAGATAAACTCACCGACACCATTACGGGACGCCTGTCCGCGTTGATCGGACATTCGGGTGTGGGCAAATCTACTCTGACTAACCGTATTGTGCCGCAGGCTGAGCGCGAAACCGGGGAAGTTTCCGGGGTGGGCAAGGGCCGCCACACCTCCACTCAGTCCGTGGCGTTGGAACTGCCGGGCGGTGGCTGGATCATCGACACGCCGGGCATCCGTTCCTTCGGCCTAGCCCACGTTGCGCCGGAGCAGATCGTCCGGGTCTTTCCCGACCTCAAAGAAGCCGCCGAAGCCTGCCCACGCGACTGCTCGCACTTGGGTCCGCCCGCAGATCCTGAGTGCGCTTGGGATCTTCTCGACCCCAACTCGGTCACGCACCGCCGCGCGCAAGCTACCAGGCGGTTGTTGGAGGCGCTGCATTCGAATAATGACTGGGAGTTAAAGCAGCTCGACGAGAAAAGGTAA
- the hpf gene encoding ribosome hibernation-promoting factor, HPF/YfiA family, protein MTSADSNAVLSPAAQVTITGRNVEVPEHFQDRVNTKLAKIEKLDPTLTFFHVELLHEPNPRREAQAQRIQITATGKGHLARAEAREDSFYAALESAVGKLERSLRKVKVRREISRSGHRAPKSTGEIAAELEAEAREARAREVEEQDADPYAALVEDFQPGQVVRRKEHPATPMSVDDALSEMELVGHDFYLFIDEETQRPSVVYRRHAYDYGLIALAHEDSASEK, encoded by the coding sequence ATGACCTCTGCAGACAGCAACGCAGTCCTGAGCCCGGCCGCCCAGGTCACCATCACCGGACGAAACGTTGAAGTCCCTGAGCACTTCCAGGACCGCGTCAACACCAAGCTCGCCAAGATCGAGAAACTTGACCCGACCCTGACTTTCTTCCACGTGGAGCTGCTCCACGAGCCGAACCCCCGCCGTGAGGCGCAGGCCCAGCGTATCCAGATCACCGCGACCGGCAAGGGCCACCTCGCCCGCGCCGAAGCGCGCGAGGACAGTTTCTACGCTGCGCTGGAATCCGCAGTGGGCAAGCTGGAGCGTTCCCTGCGCAAGGTGAAGGTGCGCCGCGAGATTTCCCGCTCCGGCCACCGCGCCCCGAAATCCACCGGCGAGATTGCCGCCGAACTTGAGGCTGAGGCACGCGAGGCACGGGCCAGGGAAGTCGAGGAGCAAGATGCTGATCCTTACGCGGCCCTCGTCGAGGACTTCCAGCCAGGCCAGGTTGTGCGCCGCAAGGAGCACCCCGCTACCCCGATGAGCGTGGATGACGCCCTCTCCGAGATGGAGTTGGTCGGCCACGACTTCTACCTCTTTATTGATGAGGAAACCCAACGTCCGTCCGTAGTGTATCGCCGTCATGCTTATGACTACGGCCTCATTGCCTTGGCGCATGAGGACAGCGCCAGCGAGAAATAA
- a CDS encoding LpqB family beta-propeller domain-containing protein: MFRSLCRIVALSSVPMIGFAASCATLPSNTEPHVIRSFQPQETPAPVIAPKPGAEPDLLLRDFFAASAVPTSNYEAARSFLTEQARAAWQPTDTAMIVDRLSINTVAGGTGVKRSFSVQGNVIGELRSGGVFTPNRALYDSKVELEQVDGEWRISSLPNGIVMERTEMRNKYQPHNLYFFNVQGDDLVSDRRWVYNERSSLDSQLLTMLLDGPSERIKPAVRFDIPGDAAFVGFKDGAYNFSGFGSVDEEERLRFAAEVVWMLSSAGTSGPITIKADGDPLIAGIDSVSTDDFVDVSPVSDPLGEEETYALSNGNLLLVSGGEAKPVAGRLGASADIASADIGSNATYAVVRGKEGEQRFAIGVIGGFNHEVARGKNFTRPSFEADPSAVWVVADGERIVRTVRSAATGEVVSSEVDAELPEGTEGSISVLRLSRTGARAALVVDGRLYTGVVDQDDAGKRSIVNILEYASDLGGSIISAEWGPDGSLVVGTSNASSPIVRVEQDGSSTTTLPSGNLTAPVVAVAASSNMYYATDANGTLQLPVSGASESPNWREVPGLQGVRSLPITTN, from the coding sequence ATGTTTAGAAGTCTTTGCCGTATCGTGGCGCTTTCGTCCGTCCCGATGATCGGGTTCGCGGCATCGTGCGCGACGCTGCCGTCGAACACCGAGCCGCACGTGATCCGCAGCTTCCAGCCGCAGGAAACCCCCGCGCCGGTTATTGCCCCGAAGCCTGGCGCGGAGCCGGATTTGCTTCTGCGCGACTTCTTCGCCGCTTCTGCGGTGCCTACCTCTAACTACGAGGCGGCCCGCAGCTTCCTCACGGAGCAGGCGCGGGCGGCGTGGCAGCCGACGGATACCGCGATGATCGTCGATAGGCTCAGCATCAACACTGTCGCCGGGGGAACGGGTGTCAAGCGCAGCTTTAGTGTGCAGGGCAACGTCATCGGAGAGTTGCGCTCCGGCGGAGTGTTTACCCCGAACCGGGCGCTTTACGATTCCAAGGTGGAACTTGAGCAGGTAGACGGGGAGTGGCGTATCTCCTCGCTGCCCAACGGCATCGTCATGGAGCGCACCGAAATGCGCAACAAGTACCAGCCGCACAACCTTTACTTCTTCAACGTCCAAGGCGACGACCTTGTCTCGGATCGGCGCTGGGTTTACAACGAGCGTTCTTCGTTGGACAGTCAGCTCCTGACAATGCTTCTCGACGGCCCCTCCGAGCGCATCAAACCAGCCGTGCGCTTCGACATCCCGGGCGACGCCGCCTTTGTCGGTTTCAAGGACGGGGCGTATAACTTTTCCGGTTTCGGTTCCGTCGACGAGGAGGAGCGTCTGCGCTTTGCCGCCGAGGTGGTGTGGATGCTCTCCAGCGCCGGAACCTCCGGGCCCATCACGATCAAAGCGGACGGCGATCCGCTCATTGCCGGCATTGACAGCGTGAGCACCGACGATTTTGTCGACGTCAGCCCCGTGTCCGATCCGCTCGGAGAGGAGGAGACTTATGCGCTGTCCAACGGCAACCTGCTCCTTGTCAGCGGGGGAGAGGCCAAGCCGGTCGCCGGTAGATTGGGGGCCAGCGCAGACATCGCCTCGGCCGACATTGGCAGCAATGCGACCTATGCCGTGGTGCGCGGCAAGGAAGGCGAGCAACGCTTCGCCATCGGCGTGATCGGCGGCTTCAACCATGAGGTTGCCCGCGGCAAGAACTTCACCCGCCCAAGTTTCGAGGCGGACCCATCCGCGGTGTGGGTTGTCGCCGACGGCGAACGCATCGTGCGCACCGTGCGCTCCGCCGCGACCGGGGAAGTAGTCAGCAGCGAGGTCGACGCTGAACTGCCCGAGGGCACCGAGGGCTCCATCAGTGTGCTGCGCCTATCGCGCACCGGTGCGCGCGCCGCGCTCGTAGTCGATGGTCGCCTCTACACCGGGGTGGTAGACCAAGACGACGCAGGCAAACGCTCCATCGTCAACATCCTCGAGTACGCCTCCGATCTGGGAGGAAGCATCATTTCCGCCGAGTGGGGCCCCGACGGCTCGCTTGTGGTGGGCACCAGCAACGCCAGCTCACCGATCGTTCGAGTGGAACAGGACGGGTCGTCGACCACCACCTTGCCAAGCGGGAACCTCACCGCGCCAGTCGTGGCTGTGGCCGCCTCCTCAAATATGTATTACGCCACCGACGCCAACGGAACTCTCCAACTTCCTGTTTCTGGGGCGTCGGAAAGCCCCAACTGGCGTGAGGTGCCCGGTCTGCAAGGGGTGCGCTCTTTGCCAATCACCACGAATTAG
- the secA gene encoding preprotein translocase subunit SecA: MFGLSKLLRAGEGRTVKRLGKIADQVIALEDEYASLSDDELKAKTAEFKEQLADGASLDDILVDAFATAREASWRVLGQKHYKVQIMGGAALHFGSVAEMKTGEGKTLTSVLPAYLNGMGGKGVHIVTVNDYLAKRDAEMMGRVHHFLGLEVGVILSDLRPPQRKLAYAADITYGTNNELGFDYLRDNMTRSISDMVQRGHSFAIVDEVDSILIDEARTPLIISGPVDGSSQFYTVFAQLAPRMREGIHYEVDRRKRTIGVSEEGVEYVEDQLGIDNLYAPEHSQLVSYLNNSLKAKELFERDKDYIIRQGEVLIVDSFTGRVLAGRRYNEGMHQAIEAKENVEIKSENQTLATVTLQNYFRLYDKLAGMTGTAETEAAELHQIYGLDVVAIPPNRPNQRVDRDDLIYKTQEAKFAAVAEDIAEHVEKGQPVLVGTTSVERSEYLSQLLTRKGIKHNVLNAKYHEEEGRIIAEAGLPGKVTVSTNMAGRGTDIVLGGNPEVLLDAKLKSQGLDPFENEEEYQEAWNAQLPQAKEKSKKLGDQVRESGGLYVIGTERHESRRIDNQLRGRSGRQGDPGETRFYLSMRDDLMVRFVGQSMENMMNRLNVPDDVPIEAKMVTNSIKGAQAQVENQNFEMRKNVLKYDEVLNEQRKVVYRERQEILDSKDIKDQVRRMITDTVGAYADGATAEGYVEDWDLDELWNALDSLYGPTISAQELIDGDQFGRSGELSAAELREALIDDAQKQYDQLEENVSAIGGEAQMRNMERMVILPIIDTKWREHLYEMDYLKEGIGLRAMAQRDPLVEYQKEGGDMFQAMNEAVQEETVRQLFMMRRQFEQPQETSESGSTSA, translated from the coding sequence GTGTTTGGACTCTCAAAGCTGCTCCGTGCCGGTGAAGGCCGGACTGTGAAGCGTCTTGGCAAAATCGCAGACCAGGTCATCGCTCTTGAGGACGAGTACGCCTCTTTGAGCGACGACGAGCTCAAGGCGAAGACCGCGGAATTTAAAGAGCAGCTTGCCGACGGTGCCTCCCTCGACGACATCCTCGTCGACGCCTTCGCCACCGCCCGTGAAGCCTCATGGCGCGTGTTGGGGCAGAAGCACTACAAGGTCCAGATCATGGGTGGTGCGGCCCTGCACTTCGGCTCCGTCGCTGAGATGAAAACCGGCGAGGGCAAAACCCTGACGTCTGTTCTTCCCGCCTACCTCAACGGCATGGGTGGCAAGGGTGTGCACATCGTTACCGTCAACGACTACTTGGCCAAGCGTGACGCTGAGATGATGGGCCGTGTGCACCACTTCCTCGGCCTGGAGGTCGGCGTTATTCTCTCTGATCTGCGCCCGCCGCAGCGCAAGTTGGCGTACGCCGCCGACATCACCTACGGCACCAACAACGAGCTGGGCTTCGACTACTTGCGTGACAACATGACCCGCTCGATCAGCGACATGGTGCAGCGTGGCCACAGCTTCGCCATTGTCGACGAGGTCGACTCTATCCTTATCGACGAGGCCCGAACTCCGTTGATCATTTCCGGGCCGGTGGACGGCTCCAGCCAGTTCTACACCGTCTTTGCCCAGCTAGCGCCCCGCATGCGCGAGGGCATCCACTACGAGGTGGATCGCCGCAAGCGCACCATCGGTGTCAGTGAGGAAGGCGTGGAATATGTCGAGGACCAGCTCGGCATTGACAATCTCTACGCCCCGGAGCACTCCCAGTTGGTCAGCTACCTCAACAACTCTTTGAAGGCGAAAGAGCTTTTTGAGCGAGACAAGGACTACATCATCCGCCAAGGTGAGGTGCTTATTGTTGACAGTTTCACCGGGCGTGTGTTGGCAGGGCGCCGCTACAACGAAGGTATGCACCAGGCCATTGAGGCTAAGGAAAACGTGGAGATCAAAAGCGAAAACCAGACTCTCGCCACGGTCACACTGCAAAACTACTTCCGCCTTTACGACAAGCTTGCCGGGATGACGGGTACTGCCGAGACTGAGGCTGCTGAGCTACACCAAATTTACGGCCTCGATGTGGTGGCGATCCCGCCGAACCGACCGAACCAGCGCGTTGACCGCGATGACCTCATTTATAAAACTCAAGAGGCGAAGTTTGCGGCGGTCGCCGAAGACATTGCGGAGCACGTGGAGAAGGGCCAGCCGGTCCTCGTGGGCACGACCTCGGTGGAGCGTTCCGAGTACCTGTCTCAGCTACTGACCCGTAAGGGAATCAAGCACAATGTGCTCAATGCGAAGTACCACGAGGAGGAAGGCCGCATCATCGCGGAGGCGGGCCTGCCCGGCAAGGTCACCGTTTCGACGAACATGGCTGGCCGTGGTACCGATATTGTGCTCGGCGGCAACCCGGAAGTTTTGCTCGACGCGAAGCTGAAAAGCCAGGGTTTGGATCCCTTTGAAAATGAGGAGGAGTACCAGGAGGCGTGGAACGCGCAGTTGCCGCAGGCGAAGGAGAAGTCGAAGAAGCTGGGTGATCAGGTCCGCGAAAGTGGCGGCCTCTACGTTATTGGTACCGAGCGCCACGAGTCTCGCCGCATCGACAACCAGCTTCGTGGACGTTCCGGCCGCCAGGGTGATCCCGGTGAGACTCGTTTTTATCTGTCCATGCGCGATGATTTGATGGTGCGTTTCGTCGGTCAGTCGATGGAGAACATGATGAATCGTCTCAATGTGCCGGATGATGTGCCGATTGAGGCGAAGATGGTGACCAACTCCATTAAGGGTGCGCAGGCGCAGGTGGAGAACCAGAACTTTGAGATGCGCAAGAACGTGTTGAAGTACGACGAGGTGCTAAACGAACAGCGCAAGGTGGTCTACCGTGAGCGCCAGGAAATCCTCGACTCCAAAGACATCAAGGACCAGGTTCGTCGCATGATCACAGACACGGTGGGGGCTTATGCCGACGGCGCCACTGCTGAAGGTTATGTGGAGGATTGGGACTTAGACGAGCTGTGGAACGCGCTCGATTCGCTTTACGGCCCGACCATTTCAGCGCAGGAGCTTATCGACGGCGACCAGTTCGGCCGCTCCGGCGAGCTTTCGGCCGCTGAGTTGCGCGAAGCGCTCATCGACGACGCGCAGAAGCAGTACGATCAGCTTGAGGAAAATGTCTCTGCTATCGGCGGCGAGGCTCAGATGCGCAACATGGAACGGATGGTGATTTTGCCGATTATTGACACCAAGTGGCGCGAGCACCTCTACGAGATGGACTACCTCAAGGAGGGCATCGGCCTACGCGCCATGGCGCAGCGCGACCCGCTGGTGGAGTACCAGAAGGAAGGCGGCGACATGTTCCAGGCCATGAACGAGGCTGTGCAGGAGGAGACTGTGCGCCAACTATTCATGATGCGCCGCCAGTTCGAGCAGCCGCAGGAGACGTCGGAGAGCGGCTCAACTAGCGCCTAA
- a CDS encoding DUF6912 family protein has translation MRVYIPATFGMLKSLDSDGLIHARGGWAFAVTPELTEFYTSGDVEELEAIAFDEAARTSIRLLTAGDEADFPHRRVVISADVDTAEGHPEMGESVVKLAAPVEVTEVAALHVDIREAEEATAAAIANIDAAELGDEDAELIVGDAQDNYMAFYDPSELPFLVELL, from the coding sequence GTGCGGGTCTACATTCCGGCGACCTTCGGGATGCTGAAGTCCCTCGACTCCGACGGCCTGATCCACGCCCGCGGTGGTTGGGCCTTCGCCGTCACCCCTGAGCTCACAGAGTTCTACACCTCGGGTGACGTAGAGGAGCTTGAAGCGATCGCCTTCGACGAGGCGGCGCGCACCTCCATCCGGTTGCTCACCGCCGGCGATGAAGCGGACTTCCCGCACCGCCGCGTGGTCATTTCAGCCGATGTTGATACGGCTGAAGGCCACCCCGAGATGGGTGAGTCTGTGGTCAAGCTCGCCGCCCCGGTCGAAGTCACAGAGGTCGCCGCGTTGCACGTAGATATCCGCGAGGCGGAGGAAGCCACCGCCGCTGCGATTGCGAACATTGATGCCGCCGAGCTCGGCGACGAAGACGCAGAACTCATTGTGGGCGATGCCCAGGATAACTACATGGCTTTCTACGACCCGAGCGAATTACCTTTTCTCGTCGAGCTGCTTTAA